In one Mycobacterium heckeshornense genomic region, the following are encoded:
- the map gene encoding type I methionyl aminopeptidase: MIALAGLRSRKVVPQRSAAELDAMAAAGAVVAAALRAVREAAVPGASTLSLDSIAEAVIREAGARPSFLGYHGYPASICASVNDRVVHGIPSAAEILAPGDLVSVDCGAILDGWHGDAAITFGVGTLDPADEALCQATKESLEAGIAAMTPGNRLTDVSHAIETGTHAAEARYGRTFGIVEGYGGHGIGRQMHMDPFLPNEGPPGRGPLLAPGSVLAIEPMLTLGTRKTLVLDDQWTVTTVDGSRAAHWEHTVAATEDGPRILTLG; the protein is encoded by the coding sequence ATGATCGCCCTGGCGGGATTGCGCAGTCGCAAGGTTGTGCCGCAACGCAGCGCCGCTGAACTCGACGCCATGGCAGCGGCCGGCGCGGTGGTGGCTGCGGCGTTGCGCGCGGTCCGGGAGGCCGCGGTTCCCGGGGCGTCGACGTTAAGTCTCGACAGCATCGCCGAAGCGGTGATCCGCGAGGCCGGCGCCAGACCGTCGTTTCTGGGCTACCACGGCTATCCGGCATCGATTTGCGCGTCGGTCAACGACCGCGTGGTGCATGGCATCCCGTCCGCCGCCGAGATCTTGGCGCCCGGTGATCTGGTGTCCGTCGATTGCGGCGCGATCCTCGATGGCTGGCACGGTGACGCCGCGATCACGTTCGGCGTCGGAACACTGGACCCCGCCGATGAAGCGCTGTGCCAGGCGACCAAAGAATCGTTGGAAGCCGGCATCGCGGCAATGACACCCGGCAACCGGTTGACTGATGTATCGCATGCCATCGAGACCGGCACCCACGCGGCCGAGGCCCGCTACGGGCGCACGTTCGGCATCGTCGAGGGATACGGCGGTCATGGCATCGGCCGGCAAATGCACATGGACCCGTTCCTGCCCAACGAGGGACCCCCCGGCCGTGGCCCGCTCCTGGCCCCCGGGTCGGTGCTGGCGATCGAACCGATGCTCACGCTGGGAACCCGGAAAACCCTGGTCCTCGACGATCAATGGACGGTTACTACCGTCGACGGCTCGCGTGCGGCACACTGGGAGCACACCGTGGCGGCGACCGAGGACGGACCGCGCATCTTGACTCTCGGCTAA
- a CDS encoding sigma-70 family RNA polymerase sigma factor: MPTVASPAAPEAALMKALYDEHAAALWRYALRLTGDRARAEDVVQETLLRAWQHPEVVGDTERSARAWLFTVARNLIIDESRSARARSEVNSLDKAPEPAGPDEVNAALDRLLIADAFAQLSAEHRAVVCRSYYRGWSTAQIAADLGIAEGTVKSRLHYALRALRLTLQEMGVTR, encoded by the coding sequence GTGCCTACTGTCGCCAGCCCGGCGGCTCCCGAAGCCGCCTTGATGAAGGCGCTTTACGACGAGCACGCCGCGGCCTTATGGCGATATGCGCTGAGGCTGACCGGTGACCGCGCGCGCGCCGAAGACGTCGTGCAGGAGACGCTGCTGCGAGCCTGGCAGCATCCTGAGGTCGTCGGCGACACCGAGCGTTCGGCGCGGGCCTGGTTGTTCACCGTCGCCCGCAACCTGATCATCGACGAGAGCCGCAGCGCACGGGCTCGCTCCGAGGTCAACTCGCTGGATAAAGCACCCGAGCCGGCGGGCCCGGACGAGGTCAATGCCGCGCTGGACCGGCTGCTGATCGCCGACGCGTTCGCACAGCTTTCCGCCGAACACCGCGCCGTGGTTTGCCGCTCGTACTACCGGGGATGGAGCACCGCGCAAATCGCCGCCGATCTTGGAATCGCTGAAGGCACCGTGAAGTCGCGTCTGCACTACGCCCTGCGGGCCCTGCGGCTCACGTTGCAAGAGATGGGGGTGACCCGATGA